The Terriglobus roseus sequence TGTGGAATCATCAGGGAGGCCATGCCCGATATGATCGCCACCATTGCCGAGCTGTGGCGCTACCCGGTGAAGGGCATGCGCGGTGAACGCTTGTCCTCTTTGCAACTGGACGAACACGGCATCGCGGGCGACCGGCGGTGGGCCGTCCGAAGTTCTGGTGCGCCACGCGGCAAACCGATGCTCTCCGGTGCGGAACGCGCGGCGATGCTGCTCTTCTCTGCGTCGGGCGACGGTGACTCTACCGCAGTGACGACTCCGGACGGCGCGCGCTTTTCCATCCATGACCCTGCCCTGCTCGCAGCCATCGCCCATCACCTGCCGGGCGAGCACTCACTACAACTCGTCCGTTCGCAGACACCGATGACAGACGTGCGGCCGATCGCCATGCTGGGTTACGCGACCGTCCGGCAGCTGGGGCAGGAACTCGGCCGGCCGGTGGACGCGAGACGGTTTCGTGCGAATCTTCTGCTGGATTTTCCGCCGGCCAACGAGGGTTTCGCTGAGGATGGTCTGGTCGGCCGGTCGATCCGTCTTGGTGCAGATGCCATCCTGCACATCACAGAGCGCGACCCACGATGTCGCATCGTCACCCTCGATCCGGAGACCGCTGCCGCCGATCCGGCCCTGATGAAACACCTGGATCGGCATCATGAGGGACGCGTGGGCGTCTACGCGACTGTGGAAACGATGGCCTGCTTGCGCGTCGGCGACCCCGTCAGGCTGCCGTGAATTGCCGAGCGGGCGCCGGGTGTGCCTTCCGCGTAGAATCGTCGTCCAACACTTTGATGAAGCACGCCCGCTCGTCCCTTCGCCGCTTTGTGACCCATGTACTGCCGCTTGCTGCCGCTGCGGTGGCAGCGCTGCCGATCGCAGTCCCTTCCATGCGGGCGCAGATGCACAAGGTGGCCGCACCTGACCAGGTGACGCGGGCCGTGGGTGTCTACGAGTATGTTGGCGACGCACAGCACCCCAGGGCAGCCCGATTCATCCCGGTTTCCCTTTTCATCGGCGGTCATTTCGAAGATGCGGGCGTCTACCTGGCCCGGCCCATTCCCTTTGCCATTCAGACCGGCTTCCGGTACGAGTTACAGAAGTCCGGCACACAACAAAACTTCCTCGACCTGCTGGTCGCGCGCAACTTCGCCAGCTCTGCCTCAGCGGCAGCACAGAGTTTTGACGATGGCTGGTTCGCCTACGGCCACGTGGTGCCGCCGACACCACCGCGGACCGCGAAGCTGAAGGCCAACTGCAACCCCAGTACGGCGCGCGTGGTGAAAGAAAGCGACAACGGCAAGAAGGACGACAGCAAACCGCACTTCGGCTCGAAGTCCGATTCGACGGACGATGCCAAGTCCGATGTTAAAGCCGACGCGAAGCCGTCGGACACCAAGGCTGACAGCGGTCCCCGCTTTGGCCGTCGCTCGGCCCCCGATCCCTGCCAGGATGACGATCCGTCGGA is a genomic window containing:
- a CDS encoding MOSC domain-containing protein; protein product: MPDMIATIAELWRYPVKGMRGERLSSLQLDEHGIAGDRRWAVRSSGAPRGKPMLSGAERAAMLLFSASGDGDSTAVTTPDGARFSIHDPALLAAIAHHLPGEHSLQLVRSQTPMTDVRPIAMLGYATVRQLGQELGRPVDARRFRANLLLDFPPANEGFAEDGLVGRSIRLGADAILHITERDPRCRIVTLDPETAAADPALMKHLDRHHEGRVGVYATVETMACLRVGDPVRLP